A region of the Palaeococcus ferrophilus DSM 13482 genome:
ACGCGGCAGCTTTCGCATCTCCATATGACCTCCTCACCGCAGTTGGGGCACACGAAGTGCGTGGCCTTCTCCCTTGGGCTAATCTCCTTTCCGCATGACGTGCAGACAGGCACTTTAAAGCTTTCCATTCACTCCACCTCCAGAAATGGGGTTTTTGGTTATCGTAAATTTCTGAATTCCCTTTATGGCGAGCCTTTATAAAGTTTACCATGCGCTTCAAAGGTTCTCCACGTTCTCCTCCAGCTTCTTCAGCTTCCCCTTGGCCCTCCTCAGCTGGCGGTTGGCCATTTCCACCGCCCGGGCTAGGTAATCTTCTCCCACCCAGAGCTCACCGTCCTCTCCCAGCGGGATGTCGAGCCGCTCGGTGGAGTGTATCTCCACCACGAGCTTCTTGTGGCTCACGCTCTTTATGCTCGAGTTCTTGAAGCCGCTGAGAACGCCGACGTTGAGGAGCCTCACCGCGTCTTCAAGCGTTCTCGAAGCCACGTGGAGTATCGGGGAGTGCACCATGAGCCAGAGCATCCCGCCGTCGTGCTTTTTCACAGCATTTAGGACCTCTTCGAGGCCGATCTCGCGGTGCCACTTCCCGAGCCACCTCGCGTTCACCTTGTCGCCGAAGTCGGGCATCTGCATGACGGTTATCCTTCCGGAGCACGAGGAGGTCGTGAAGTACTCTTCCCTTGAGTTTAGCTTCTCAAGCAGGGGGATAACATCCTCATCCACGAGCCCCAGCCTGAGGGCCTCCTCGAGCTTCTCCATAGCGAGCCTCTTCTGCAGTTCGAAGTTCTTCTCGTAAAGGTAGGGCATGGTTGATAGCTGGGGGAGGTGGTTAAAAACCTTTCCCGCGGTCGGGACACTCACGGGGACTTCGGGTTTGAGGTTGGCTTAAGGGATGCTTGGAGTTGCCAGGACTTTCTCTGTCCGCTGGGCGATTGTTATTTTCCCGCTTCCCCTTTACCCCTTCCCACTGGTGGATTTCAGAATTAGGGGTTAACGTAAGGGGCACGTTGGATTGCTGAAACCTCTCAGAAAACTGCCCCTCGAAAAGGGGAATTCTCGCCTGTTGGGAGTTTGTTGAGCTTCAGGCTTCCCCTTTACCCCTTCAAACGGATTCCTTTCTGGTGGGATTATTCGGCCCCCAGACAGCTCTCCCACCGGGCGATGGTTAAGCTGGTTGATTTCAGAATTAGGGGGTAACTTAGGGGGCACGAAAACTCGCAGACTCAAATCAGGCTAATGCCCCCAGATGGAAAGGCTTTCAAAAAGGGGAACCTTCACCTGCTGGGAGTTTGTTGGGCTTCAGTCTTCCCCTTTACCCCTTCAAACTGGCGGGTTTCAGAATCAGGGGGTACCTTAGGGGGCAAGAGTCCTTGCTGTGACTTGCCCGACTCCTGCCCCCAGATGGAAAGGCTTTTAAAAACTTCCAAAAACAATTGAAACCGGGAGCGTTCCTCGCACACGCGGGGGTTGCCGAGCCTGGTCAAAGGCGGCGGACTCAAGATCCGCTCCCGCAGGGGTTCAGGGGTTCAAATCCCCTCCCCCGCACCATTTCGCCTTCTGGAAAGCCATGCAAGTGCTTTTGCGGCCTTCTCCGGTGTTGGGAAGTTCTTGATGCCGTGCTTCTCGAGCAGTTCAACACCCTCCCTAACGAGCTCCCCGGCCATGAAGTTAACGATTATGGGCTTGGAGCAGTTTGCCTCAACGATGGCCCTCGCTATCTCCTCGCTCGGTATGAATATGGGCGGCACGCAGATTACCAGGAGGGAATCAACGTTCTCGTCTCCGCAGGTTATTTCTATTGTTCTCCTGTAGCGCTCGTAGTCCGCATCGGCTATCAAATCTATCGGGTTCTTCACGGAGCACTGGGACGGGAGGAACGACCTAAGGGCTTCAACCGTTTCTTCGCCCAGCTTGGCTATCTCAAGGCCGAGCCTTTCGAGCTTGTCCGTCGCCAAAACTCCCGGCCCTCCGGAGTTCGTGATGACAGCGACCCTCTTCCCGGCTTTGGCGTACATCTCAAAAGCTTTGGCTGCATCAAAGACCTCCTCCATCTCCTCGACCTCTATGGCGCCAGCCTGCTTGAAGGCCGCGCGGTAGATTTCATAGCTCCCCGCGAGAGAACCCGTGTGCGAGGCAGCGGCCTTCGCACCGCTCGCGCTCTTTCCTGCCTTGAGCACTATGACGGGCTTCTTCGATGAGGCGTAGCGGAGCGCCTTGAGGAAGCGCCTCCCGTCCTTCACCCCCTCGATGTAGAGGGCTATTGCCCTCGTGTTCTCATCGTCGGCAAAGTACTCCAAAAAGTCACTCTCGTTGAGATCAGCGGCGTTCCCGTAGGAGACGAAGGCGGAAAAGCCAACCCCTTCATCGTTGCCCATGGCCAACGCCGCACCACCGAAGGCCCCGCTCTGGCTGATCAAAGCTAATCCGCCGGGCTTAACGCGAACCTCGAAGGAGCCGAAGAACCTTCCATGAACTCCAAAGATGCCCGCGCAGTTGGGGCCGATTATTCTCACGCCGTGCTTTTTGGCTCTCTGGACCAGTTCGCGCTCAAGCTCCCCGTTGCCCACCTCTGAAAAGCCCGCGGAGATTACAACGGCCCCCCTGATGAGCGGCCCGATTTCGTCAATTAAATCAGGGACGATTTTAGCTGGAACCGCGATTATGGCGGTATCAACGGGCTCTTCAAGCTTCTCCCCGATTTCAAAGCTCTTCCCCGCGATTTCAACCCTTCCACCCTTCGGGTTCACCGGGAGGATATTCCCATCGAAGCCTCCCTCGACGATGTTCCTCAGGATTTCATATGCTATCGCTCCTTTCTTGAACGATCCAAAGACGGCCACGCTCGACGGGTAGAAAAAAGCATCCAAACTCACACCACCACCTCCGTAGGAATGTCGCGGAACGCTAAAAAAGCTTATTGGTGGTTCCAGTTCTTTCAAAAAATTGGGAGGAAGGGTCACCTCTTCTTCGGCAGCCCGCTGCCCCTCTTGGTCTTGGGTGCCCTCTCCCTTCTCCTCGATTTCTCCTCGCGCCCTGTGAGGAGGAGCGCACCCAGGATCAGGCCCGCAACGACGAGGCCCGCTACTATGAGCTTCTTCGTGTTCTTCTCCTCCGCGTAGAGCACGTTCACGGAGTACCCGTTTACCCTGCTTTCCTTGTGCTCCCCGGCTATCGAGACGCTGTCGAACCTGAAGGGGAAGGTAACGGTCACGTTCCATTCCTTGGTGAAGAGGCTCTCGCGGTAGTCCACCTGCGGCTTTATTTCGCCCCTTACCTCTATCCTGTTCTCCCCCGCATTCACTGAGAGTCCTGTGGCGCCCATGTTCTTCTCGAACTCTTCCACGAGGCGCTTCTCTATGTACTCGTTAACGGGCGCCCCCTCGAAGGTGGCGTTGAACTTCATGAAGCCGCTCCAGTCGTACTGAAGGGTTATTGCCTTCCTGGTGGAGTTGAGGAACTCGCCCCAGGTTACGAAGTTCCCAGAGGTCTGGTTTTCGCTTGCGGTCTTGTTCTGCTGCAGCTCCTCGTAGAGGGACGCGTCGTAGGTTATCACGACTATCGGGAGGAAGTCCCCGTTCTCCCAGTAAGCGACGTTGTCGGTGAAGTCCTTCGGAACGGGGGCGAGGTTGAGGACGTAGGCGTCCCTCGGTAGCGTCAGGTAGAGGCGACTCCACATGTAGGAGTAGACCACGTTGCGGTAGGTGAAGCGGAGCGGGCCGTAGAAAGCGGTCTGGAGTTTCTTGCCATCCTCAACAAGGTAGTTGTACCACTTGAATGTGACGGTTGCGGTCCAGTTGTCCCCGATTTTAACGAGCCCCTCCGCGGGAATCACGATATGGGCGTCGGGATAGCGCTCGGTAACTTCATCCTTGAGTTGGCGGTAGACCATGCTGTAGAGGAGGTTCTCGAAGGCTTTGTTGGCCTCCTCC
Encoded here:
- a CDS encoding zinc finger domain-containing protein, giving the protein MESFKVPVCTSCGKEISPREKATHFVCPNCGEEVIWRCESCRVLGVTYKCPKCGWEGP
- the taw3 gene encoding tRNA(Phe) 7-((3-amino-3-carboxypropyl)-4-demethylwyosine(37)-N(4))-methyltransferase Taw3, translated to MPYLYEKNFELQKRLAMEKLEEALRLGLVDEDVIPLLEKLNSREEYFTTSSCSGRITVMQMPDFGDKVNARWLGKWHREIGLEEVLNAVKKHDGGMLWLMVHSPILHVASRTLEDAVRLLNVGVLSGFKNSSIKSVSHKKLVVEIHSTERLDIPLGEDGELWVGEDYLARAVEMANRQLRRAKGKLKKLEENVENL
- a CDS encoding acetate--CoA ligase family protein; translation: MDAFFYPSSVAVFGSFKKGAIAYEILRNIVEGGFDGNILPVNPKGGRVEIAGKSFEIGEKLEEPVDTAIIAVPAKIVPDLIDEIGPLIRGAVVISAGFSEVGNGELERELVQRAKKHGVRIIGPNCAGIFGVHGRFFGSFEVRVKPGGLALISQSGAFGGAALAMGNDEGVGFSAFVSYGNAADLNESDFLEYFADDENTRAIALYIEGVKDGRRFLKALRYASSKKPVIVLKAGKSASGAKAAASHTGSLAGSYEIYRAAFKQAGAIEVEEMEEVFDAAKAFEMYAKAGKRVAVITNSGGPGVLATDKLERLGLEIAKLGEETVEALRSFLPSQCSVKNPIDLIADADYERYRRTIEITCGDENVDSLLVICVPPIFIPSEEIARAIVEANCSKPIIVNFMAGELVREGVELLEKHGIKNFPTPEKAAKALAWLSRRRNGAGEGI